One Labilithrix sp. DNA window includes the following coding sequences:
- the purS gene encoding phosphoribosylformylglycinamidine synthase subunit PurS, with amino-acid sequence MSKATVLVRLKTEVLDPQGDAVKRALDKLGFEGVKGVRIGKLIEIDLGDAPVTDQAALRSRLEKMADEMLANPVIEDYEIRI; translated from the coding sequence ATGAGCAAAGCCACCGTTCTCGTCCGACTCAAGACCGAGGTGCTCGACCCGCAGGGCGACGCCGTGAAGCGCGCCCTCGACAAGCTCGGCTTCGAGGGCGTGAAGGGCGTCCGCATCGGCAAGCTGATCGAGATCGACCTCGGCGACGCGCCGGTCACGGACCAGGCCGCGCTGAGGTCCCGCCTCGAGAAGATGGCCGACGAGATGCTCGCGAACCCGGTCATCGAGGACTACGAGATCCGCATTTGA
- a CDS encoding PD40 domain-containing protein yields the protein MLTLGLTLFACDDELEDDPAEQAGGALSGTFYWTDSASVEIHKLDLATGADTKLGGAHQVRRAPDGKLLIVGAKGIEETDEAVISTRVIKTSDVNSVDDAEVNYVTLDVSPDGTKIAYDTLGSASYVCSRADGAVVARLQPQGERDTFSRPTWTPDGRIVASGSFFKQGIYISDAALTTMTRIDPNLEQPRQAAVSPDGTKVAFILKKLVFVMNVDGSGLTQIDTDDTENDSWPTWSPDGKSIAYYATAGHLKIRPAAGGAAIDVFDTYPALASKIVVFGTSAPPHWVAL from the coding sequence GTGCTTACGCTTGGCCTGACGCTGTTTGCTTGTGATGACGAGCTGGAGGACGACCCGGCGGAGCAGGCCGGCGGCGCCCTCTCCGGGACCTTCTACTGGACCGACTCGGCGAGCGTCGAGATCCACAAGCTCGACCTCGCGACCGGCGCCGACACGAAGCTCGGTGGTGCGCATCAGGTCCGGCGCGCGCCGGACGGTAAGCTGCTCATCGTCGGCGCGAAGGGGATCGAGGAGACGGACGAGGCCGTCATCTCCACGCGCGTCATCAAGACGAGCGACGTCAACTCGGTCGATGACGCGGAGGTCAACTACGTCACCCTCGACGTCTCCCCGGACGGGACCAAGATCGCGTACGACACGCTCGGGAGCGCGTCTTATGTCTGCTCGCGCGCGGACGGCGCGGTCGTGGCCCGTCTCCAGCCCCAGGGTGAACGCGACACGTTCTCGCGTCCGACCTGGACCCCCGACGGCCGCATCGTCGCCTCGGGCAGCTTCTTCAAGCAGGGCATCTACATCTCCGACGCGGCGCTCACGACGATGACGCGCATCGACCCGAACCTCGAGCAGCCGAGGCAGGCCGCGGTGTCGCCCGACGGCACCAAGGTCGCGTTCATCCTGAAGAAGCTCGTCTTCGTGATGAACGTCGACGGCTCGGGCCTGACGCAGATCGACACCGACGACACCGAGAACGACTCGTGGCCGACGTGGTCGCCCGACGGCAAGTCGATCGCCTACTACGCCACCGCGGGTCACTTGAAGATCCGTCCGGCCGCCGGCGGCGCCGCGATCGACGTCTTCGACACCTACCCCGCCCTCGCGAGCAAGATCGTCGTCTTCGGCACGAGCGCACCCCCGCACTGGGTCGCGCTGTAG
- a CDS encoding metallophosphoesterase, whose amino-acid sequence MLAATTTAVAGVLAVHRVVKSYRDGVAVRRHDVAWGASRPYRVVHLSDLHVGATTPRRVLAEVAAAAHAARPDVVVLTGDYVNASSLYLGRVTELVRSLPKPCIATLGNHDHWVGPDRIALALARGGAKVLRNESALVGDLAVVGVDDGSSGAADLARAFRGVDPDRALVLTHYPNTADEIAALGPRLVLAGHTHGGQVDVPWVTRAVAKMTGNPYLRGFYRVGDRTELYVNAGVGHSLPGFRAGTTSPEVAVFDLRPVSAAG is encoded by the coding sequence ATGCTCGCTGCCACCACCACCGCCGTCGCCGGCGTCCTCGCCGTTCATCGTGTCGTGAAGAGTTATCGAGACGGCGTCGCCGTACGGCGTCATGACGTCGCATGGGGCGCGTCGCGTCCCTACCGTGTCGTGCACCTCAGCGATCTGCACGTCGGGGCGACGACGCCTCGTCGGGTCCTCGCCGAGGTCGCGGCCGCGGCGCACGCGGCGCGCCCCGACGTCGTCGTGCTGACCGGCGACTACGTGAACGCGTCGTCCCTCTACCTCGGGCGCGTGACGGAGCTGGTGCGCTCGCTCCCGAAGCCGTGCATCGCGACGCTCGGCAACCACGATCACTGGGTCGGCCCCGACCGCATCGCGCTCGCCCTCGCGCGCGGCGGCGCGAAGGTGCTCCGCAACGAGTCGGCGCTCGTCGGCGACCTCGCGGTGGTGGGCGTCGACGACGGCAGCTCCGGCGCGGCCGATCTCGCGCGCGCGTTCCGCGGCGTCGATCCCGATCGCGCGCTGGTGCTCACGCACTACCCGAACACGGCCGACGAGATCGCGGCGCTCGGTCCGCGCCTCGTCCTCGCGGGGCACACCCACGGCGGTCAGGTCGACGTGCCGTGGGTCACGCGCGCGGTCGCGAAGATGACCGGCAACCCGTACCTCCGCGGCTTCTATCGCGTCGGCGATCGCACGGAGCTCTACGTGAACGCGGGCGTCGGCCACTCGCTGCCGGGCTTCCGCGCGGGGACGACGAGCCCGGAGGTCGCGGTGTTCGATCTCCGTCCCGTCAGCGCAGCGGGATGA
- a CDS encoding phosphoribosylaminoimidazolesuccinocarboxamide synthase — protein MVLDSVLQAQLAHTLDATHFQGLGERYEGKVRDNYSANGRRFIVVTDRISAFDRVLGTIPLKGQVLNRLAAWWFEKTKDVAKNHVVRVPDPNVLECVDCAPLPVEMVVRAYITGSTSTSMWTHYAAGARTFCGHALPDGLVKNQRLERPLLTPATKAPKGEHDVSASREEILAAGKLSAADFDRAAEMAYALFAAGQKVCAERGLILVDTKYELGKTKDGEIVVIDEIHTPDSSRFWMEASYADRMAQGLDPEPLDKDFVRRYYTALDYRGDGEPPPLPSDVRIGAAKRYIEAYERITGERFEPNTEPPLERIAKNLGVSS, from the coding sequence GTGGTCCTAGACTCCGTTCTTCAGGCGCAGCTCGCTCACACCCTCGACGCGACCCACTTCCAGGGTCTCGGCGAACGCTACGAAGGCAAGGTCCGCGACAACTACAGCGCGAACGGCCGGCGTTTCATCGTCGTGACCGATCGCATCAGCGCGTTCGATCGCGTGCTCGGCACGATCCCGCTCAAGGGCCAGGTGCTGAACCGCCTCGCGGCGTGGTGGTTCGAGAAGACGAAGGACGTCGCGAAGAACCACGTCGTCCGCGTCCCCGATCCGAACGTGCTCGAGTGCGTCGACTGCGCGCCGCTGCCGGTGGAGATGGTGGTCCGCGCGTACATCACGGGCTCCACCTCCACGAGCATGTGGACGCACTACGCCGCGGGCGCGCGGACCTTCTGCGGCCACGCGCTGCCGGACGGTTTGGTGAAGAACCAGCGCCTCGAGCGCCCGCTCCTCACGCCGGCGACGAAGGCGCCGAAGGGGGAGCACGACGTCTCGGCGTCGCGCGAGGAGATCCTCGCCGCGGGGAAGCTCTCCGCCGCCGACTTCGATCGCGCGGCGGAGATGGCGTACGCGCTCTTCGCGGCGGGCCAGAAGGTGTGCGCGGAGCGAGGGCTCATCCTCGTCGACACGAAGTACGAGCTGGGCAAGACGAAGGACGGCGAAATCGTCGTTATCGACGAAATACATACGCCGGACTCCTCGCGCTTCTGGATGGAGGCCTCCTACGCGGACCGCATGGCGCAGGGGCTCGATCCGGAGCCGCTCGACAAGGACTTCGTGCGCCGTTACTACACCGCGCTCGACTACCGCGGCGACGGCGAGCCGCCGCCGCTCCCGAGCGACGTGCGGATCGGGGCGGCGAAGCGTTACATCGAAGCGTACGAGCGCATCACGGGCGAGCGGTTCGAGCCGAACACGGAGCCGCCGCTCGAGCGCATCGCGAAGAACCTCGGAGTCTCCTCATGA
- a CDS encoding CoA-acylating methylmalonate-semialdehyde dehydrogenase encodes MSQALPIVGHLIDGKEVTGEGRSQEVWNPATGSADKRVLLADKKTVQAAIDSAEKAYPAWRATAPLKRARVMSKLKVLLEQNAEKVASLLTAEHGKVAGDAMGEVQRGIENVEYASYATELLKGEHTRNVGPGIDAWTELQPLGVTAGITPFNFPAMVPLWMWPMAVVCGNTFVLKPSERDPSSTLFVSQLAQEAGLPPGVLNVVNGDKEAVDALLEDRRVQALSFVGSTPIAEYIYSKGCANGKRVQALGGAKNHAVVMPDADIDNAVNALMGAAYGSCGERCMAIPIVVAVGDDTADKVVAGLKEQIAKMKVGPGTNASNDMGPLVTKPHFEKVKGYVEQGVKEGATLVVDGRGIKVPGHENGYFLGACLFDHVKPEMVIYREEIFGPVLGVVRVKSLEEAMKLINEHEYGNGTCIFTRDGEAARYFSDHILVGMVGVNVPLPVPVAYHSFGGWKRSLFGDLHAYGPDAVRFYTRKKAITQRWPSAGVREGTTFSFPSNHK; translated from the coding sequence ATGTCCCAAGCACTCCCGATTGTTGGTCACCTCATCGACGGCAAAGAAGTCACCGGCGAAGGCCGTTCGCAGGAGGTATGGAACCCCGCGACGGGCTCGGCCGACAAACGCGTGCTCCTCGCGGACAAGAAGACGGTGCAGGCCGCGATCGACTCGGCCGAGAAGGCGTACCCCGCCTGGCGCGCGACCGCGCCGCTCAAGCGCGCGCGCGTGATGAGCAAGCTCAAGGTCCTCCTCGAGCAGAACGCGGAGAAGGTCGCCTCGCTCCTCACCGCCGAGCACGGCAAGGTCGCCGGCGACGCGATGGGGGAGGTTCAGCGCGGGATCGAGAACGTCGAGTACGCCTCGTACGCGACGGAGCTCCTCAAGGGTGAGCACACGCGCAACGTCGGCCCCGGCATCGACGCGTGGACCGAGCTCCAGCCGCTCGGCGTCACCGCCGGCATCACGCCCTTCAACTTCCCGGCGATGGTGCCGCTCTGGATGTGGCCGATGGCGGTCGTCTGCGGCAACACCTTCGTCCTCAAGCCGTCGGAGCGCGATCCGTCGAGCACGCTCTTCGTCTCCCAGCTCGCGCAGGAGGCCGGCCTCCCGCCCGGCGTCCTCAACGTCGTCAACGGCGACAAGGAGGCGGTCGACGCGCTCCTCGAGGACCGCCGCGTCCAGGCGCTCAGCTTCGTCGGCTCCACGCCGATTGCAGAATACATCTATTCGAAGGGCTGCGCGAACGGCAAGCGCGTGCAGGCGCTCGGCGGCGCGAAGAACCACGCCGTCGTCATGCCCGACGCCGACATCGACAACGCCGTCAACGCGCTCATGGGCGCGGCCTACGGCTCGTGCGGCGAGCGCTGCATGGCGATCCCGATCGTCGTCGCGGTCGGCGACGACACGGCGGACAAGGTCGTCGCCGGACTGAAGGAGCAGATCGCGAAGATGAAGGTCGGCCCCGGCACGAACGCGAGCAACGACATGGGGCCGCTCGTGACGAAGCCGCACTTCGAGAAGGTGAAGGGCTACGTCGAGCAGGGCGTGAAGGAGGGCGCCACCCTCGTCGTCGACGGCCGCGGGATCAAGGTGCCGGGGCACGAGAACGGCTACTTCCTCGGCGCGTGCCTCTTCGATCATGTGAAGCCGGAGATGGTCATCTACCGCGAGGAGATCTTCGGGCCCGTCCTCGGCGTCGTGCGGGTGAAGTCGCTCGAGGAGGCGATGAAGCTGATCAACGAGCACGAGTACGGCAACGGCACCTGCATCTTCACGCGCGACGGCGAGGCGGCGCGCTACTTCTCCGATCACATCCTCGTCGGCATGGTCGGCGTGAACGTCCCGCTGCCGGTGCCGGTCGCGTACCACTCGTTCGGCGGCTGGAAGCGCTCGCTCTTCGGCGACCTCCACGCCTACGGCCCCGACGCGGTCCGCTTCTACACGCGGAAGAAGGCGATCACGCAACGCTGGCCCTCCGCCGGCGTCCGCGAGGGCACGACCTTCTCGTTCCCCTCGAACCACAAGTAA
- a CDS encoding aminoglycoside phosphotransferase family protein, translating into MSPEVAAAVAHALAIERGLEVSAPAVLADRSNLVLGLGAGVVARVAMATSLARVGMAWLRREVEVSRFLDAEGVGVTRPIDGPFERDGFVISFWHREAVASEGPDPATAGAELRRAHAALARYEGALPEWGGFEEARLVRDRARTSRMMTAAELARVDRAWEAAERVVHGARARSASFQAVHGDAHIRNVLATARGILWTDWEDAFRGPIEFDLACLRSRAELLGEEVDAIDAMTSAYGEHDRDLVRDLGPVRNLQVIVWLAVFAERDPSLLPRMRARIERLP; encoded by the coding sequence ATGAGCCCCGAGGTCGCCGCCGCCGTCGCGCACGCGCTCGCGATCGAGCGGGGCCTCGAGGTGTCCGCGCCGGCCGTGCTCGCCGATCGGAGCAACCTGGTCCTCGGCCTCGGCGCCGGCGTGGTCGCGCGCGTGGCGATGGCGACGTCGCTCGCGCGCGTCGGCATGGCGTGGCTGCGGCGCGAGGTGGAGGTCTCACGTTTCCTCGACGCGGAGGGCGTCGGCGTCACGCGGCCGATCGACGGCCCGTTCGAGCGCGACGGCTTCGTGATCAGCTTCTGGCATCGCGAAGCGGTCGCGAGCGAGGGACCCGATCCGGCGACGGCGGGCGCGGAGCTACGTCGCGCGCACGCCGCGCTCGCGCGCTACGAGGGCGCGCTGCCGGAGTGGGGCGGCTTCGAGGAGGCGCGGCTCGTGCGCGATCGCGCGCGCACGAGCCGCATGATGACGGCGGCGGAGCTCGCGCGCGTGGACCGCGCCTGGGAAGCGGCGGAGCGCGTCGTTCATGGTGCGCGGGCGCGCAGCGCGTCGTTCCAGGCGGTGCACGGCGACGCGCACATCCGGAACGTGCTCGCGACCGCGCGCGGCATACTCTGGACGGACTGGGAGGACGCGTTCCGGGGACCGATCGAGTTCGACCTCGCGTGCCTCCGCTCGCGCGCGGAGCTCCTCGGCGAGGAGGTCGACGCGATCGACGCGATGACGTCCGCGTACGGCGAGCACGATCGCGATCTCGTGCGCGACCTCGGCCCCGTGCGAAACCTCCAGGTGATCGTGTGGCTCGCGGTGTTCGCGGAGCGCGACCCGAGCCTCCTCCCGCGCATGCGCGCGCGCATCGAGCGGCTGCCTTAG
- a CDS encoding NUDIX domain-containing protein has protein sequence MIPLDRAGLHVLVVRGDGEVAVEYRGGDRVSAAEQALSSALRVHGASVGLALEDGSVLEVAERAGAGGALRSRYRLCPFELRYAADHGRLHPVPLAARGDESVVTPITDLHTHYAGCVGAEDLLAIGRAHDVAYPPALLAEAGVRIEVEGERAVPIAELPDGARARLARALAAPADRRITFLDMERIYRLRAPITKSLPAMPAILRRLAEDYAAMGIRYVELSLGSLALARVLRTIHEHVPAIEDETGVTLRFLLALSRHDDPEWDEDLLRRLATLGESLYVAGIDVMGHETNSTHAFVPQLRAAATWATRERPGFVVRVHAGESPSHPENLRVAIEALAGFAVATRLGHGLYGADDETLSLVVESRATVEMNLDSNVALNHLASGRDAPLRRYLDAGARVTLGSDGYGIYGASAESAARAALVSGVRPADLAGPMRAVEEEVIAAARERDRPARRAFAVPDDLAPVAFTDEVVRRRREAIAARDHALAERLAALSVPVLDRASFLAFAEGRHVVSIAGAWKHSWDAMSEGDRARVEMELAAFVDALDVARVLLLTGGTRFGVEGLVGARARGRGIPVVGAIVSETEPASLASEAMTHAHVVAATLYEKCARLYELVDATGGACVFAGGGQIVRDEIQAAKNLGLPYVALSGPGASGAHARERPAAAVHTGAEIAYFVGARPSSARVAPHWFEGPNPTVDAIVLRRGSEVLLVRRSVDAPVEPSAWALPGGFVRTDAPRGGAWRAGVETDVEACVRELREETALAVSPERLRRVGVFEGNGRDPRDGARSFSRTTAFLVALDDEEGRVAIAGGDDADDARWFPLDSLPARLAFDHAAILAAALKLP, from the coding sequence TTGATTCCGCTCGATCGCGCCGGTCTCCATGTCCTCGTCGTGCGCGGAGACGGCGAGGTGGCGGTCGAGTACCGCGGCGGCGATCGCGTCAGCGCGGCGGAGCAGGCGCTCTCGTCGGCGCTCCGCGTGCACGGCGCGAGCGTCGGCCTCGCGCTCGAGGACGGCTCGGTGCTCGAGGTCGCCGAGCGCGCCGGCGCCGGCGGAGCGCTCCGCTCGCGCTATCGGCTCTGTCCCTTCGAGCTCCGCTACGCCGCCGATCACGGGCGGCTCCATCCCGTCCCGCTCGCCGCGCGCGGCGACGAGAGCGTCGTCACGCCGATCACCGATCTCCACACGCACTACGCCGGCTGCGTCGGCGCGGAGGACCTCCTCGCGATCGGACGCGCGCACGACGTCGCGTATCCGCCCGCTCTTCTCGCCGAGGCCGGCGTCCGGATCGAGGTCGAGGGAGAGCGCGCGGTGCCGATCGCGGAGCTCCCGGACGGCGCCCGCGCACGGCTCGCGCGGGCGCTCGCGGCGCCGGCCGATCGCCGCATCACGTTCCTCGACATGGAGCGCATCTACCGGCTCCGCGCGCCGATCACGAAGTCGCTCCCCGCGATGCCCGCGATCTTGCGCCGGCTCGCCGAGGACTACGCGGCGATGGGGATCCGCTACGTGGAGCTCTCGCTCGGCAGCCTCGCCCTTGCGCGCGTCTTGCGGACGATCCACGAGCACGTCCCCGCGATCGAGGACGAGACCGGCGTGACGCTGCGCTTCCTCCTCGCGCTGAGCCGCCACGACGATCCGGAGTGGGACGAGGACCTCCTCCGCCGGCTCGCGACGCTCGGCGAGAGCCTCTACGTCGCGGGCATCGACGTGATGGGGCACGAGACGAACTCGACGCACGCGTTCGTCCCGCAGCTCCGCGCCGCGGCGACGTGGGCGACGCGGGAGCGCCCCGGCTTCGTCGTGCGCGTCCACGCCGGGGAGAGCCCGTCGCATCCGGAGAACCTGCGCGTCGCGATCGAGGCGCTCGCGGGCTTCGCCGTCGCGACGCGGCTCGGGCACGGGCTGTACGGCGCGGACGACGAGACGCTCTCCCTCGTGGTGGAGTCGCGCGCGACCGTCGAGATGAACCTCGACTCCAACGTCGCGCTCAACCACCTCGCGAGCGGCCGCGACGCGCCGCTGCGTCGCTACCTCGACGCCGGAGCGCGCGTCACGCTCGGCAGCGACGGCTACGGGATCTACGGCGCGTCGGCGGAGTCGGCGGCGCGCGCCGCGCTCGTGTCGGGCGTGCGGCCGGCCGATCTCGCGGGCCCGATGCGCGCGGTCGAGGAGGAGGTCATCGCGGCGGCGCGTGAGCGCGATCGGCCCGCGCGCCGCGCGTTCGCGGTCCCGGACGATCTCGCGCCGGTCGCGTTCACCGACGAGGTCGTGCGGCGGCGCCGGGAGGCGATCGCGGCGCGCGACCACGCGCTCGCGGAGCGGCTCGCGGCGCTATCCGTTCCGGTCCTCGATCGAGCTTCGTTCCTCGCGTTCGCCGAGGGACGCCACGTCGTGTCGATCGCGGGCGCGTGGAAGCACAGCTGGGACGCGATGAGCGAAGGCGATCGCGCCCGCGTCGAGATGGAGCTCGCGGCGTTCGTCGACGCGCTCGACGTCGCGCGCGTGCTCCTCCTCACCGGCGGCACGCGCTTCGGCGTGGAGGGCCTCGTCGGCGCGCGCGCGCGGGGACGCGGGATCCCGGTCGTCGGCGCGATCGTGAGCGAGACCGAGCCGGCGTCGCTCGCGAGCGAGGCGATGACGCACGCCCACGTCGTCGCGGCGACGCTCTACGAGAAGTGCGCGCGCCTCTACGAGCTCGTCGACGCGACCGGCGGCGCGTGCGTGTTCGCGGGCGGCGGTCAGATCGTGCGCGACGAGATCCAGGCGGCGAAGAACCTCGGGCTCCCGTACGTCGCGCTCTCCGGCCCCGGCGCGAGCGGCGCGCACGCCCGCGAACGACCCGCCGCCGCGGTGCACACCGGCGCGGAGATCGCCTACTTCGTCGGCGCGCGCCCGTCCTCCGCGCGCGTCGCCCCGCACTGGTTCGAAGGCCCGAACCCGACGGTGGACGCGATCGTCCTCCGGCGCGGCTCCGAGGTGCTGCTCGTGCGGCGGAGCGTGGACGCTCCGGTCGAGCCCAGCGCGTGGGCGCTGCCGGGCGGCTTCGTGCGGACCGACGCGCCGCGCGGCGGTGCGTGGCGCGCCGGCGTCGAGACCGACGTCGAGGCCTGCGTGCGCGAGCTCCGCGAGGAGACGGCGCTCGCGGTGTCGCCCGAGCGCTTGCGCCGCGTCGGCGTCTTCGAGGGCAACGGCCGCGATCCGCGCGACGGCGCCCGATCGTTCAGCCGCACGACGGCGTTCCTCGTCGCCCTCGACGACGAGGAGGGGCGCGTCGCGATCGCGGGCGGCGACGACGCCGACGACGCGCGGTGGTTCCCGCTCGACTCCCTGCCCGCGCGCCTCGCGTTCGATCACGCGGCGATCCTCGCCGCCGCGCTCAAGCTCCCGTGA
- a CDS encoding OmpA family protein, which produces MKKVAFIIAAPLLVLSMACGGDKKPEPVGPTATAPSATPTVTSAPSQTGNSAVNVDDAITKACNLKFSNEETAPKFDFDSESLSQAEKDILEQIAKCLTTGPLKGRAVDLVGRADPRGETEYNMTLGAKRARAAHNFLASAGVPNDKLHDTSRGELDATGTDEKGWQKDRRVDVKLRAN; this is translated from the coding sequence ATGAAGAAGGTCGCATTCATCATCGCTGCTCCGCTCCTCGTCCTCTCGATGGCGTGCGGGGGTGACAAGAAGCCCGAGCCGGTCGGCCCCACGGCCACAGCGCCGTCGGCGACGCCCACCGTGACGAGCGCGCCCTCGCAGACGGGCAACAGCGCCGTGAACGTGGACGACGCGATCACGAAGGCGTGCAACCTCAAGTTCTCGAACGAGGAGACCGCGCCGAAGTTCGACTTCGACTCGGAGTCCCTCTCGCAGGCCGAGAAGGACATCCTCGAGCAGATCGCGAAGTGCCTCACGACCGGTCCGCTCAAGGGGCGCGCGGTCGACCTCGTCGGGCGCGCCGATCCGCGCGGCGAGACCGAGTACAACATGACGCTCGGCGCGAAGCGCGCGCGCGCGGCGCACAACTTCCTCGCCTCCGCCGGCGTCCCGAACGACAAGCTGCACGACACGTCGCGCGGCGAGCTCGACGCGACGGGCACCGACGAGAAGGGCTGGCAGAAGGATCGCCGCGTCGACGTGAAGCTCCGCGCCAACTGA
- a CDS encoding SDR family NAD(P)-dependent oxidoreductase, with protein MRRILVTGANKGIGLAIAKAILEEHADTFVYLGSRDPERGRAAAASLEKPGRVEPLELDVGAAGSVTAAPARLAGARLYGVVNNAGIGSSAGDLAAVLAVNAFGVQRVCEAFLPSIDRGGRVVNVTSASGPMFMSSCSPEVKAVLLDDTLTWPRLRAFMEEQIARGADVESYGFSKACANAYTALLAREHPELRINACTPGYIETDMTRPHAAGSGKSAAELGMKPPSAGARAPMFLLFGEPEGNGYFYGSDAQRSPLDRYRAPGSPPFTGA; from the coding sequence ATGCGACGCATCCTCGTCACCGGCGCCAACAAGGGGATCGGGCTCGCGATCGCGAAGGCGATCCTCGAAGAGCACGCCGACACGTTCGTCTACCTCGGCTCGCGCGATCCGGAGCGCGGGCGCGCGGCGGCCGCGTCGCTCGAGAAGCCCGGGCGCGTCGAGCCGCTCGAGCTGGATGTGGGGGCGGCGGGGTCGGTCACCGCCGCCCCCGCGCGCCTCGCGGGCGCGCGCCTCTACGGCGTAGTGAACAACGCCGGCATCGGGAGCAGCGCGGGTGACCTCGCCGCGGTGCTCGCGGTGAACGCGTTCGGCGTGCAGCGCGTCTGCGAGGCGTTCCTGCCTTCGATCGATCGCGGCGGACGCGTCGTCAACGTCACCTCCGCGTCGGGTCCGATGTTCATGTCGTCGTGCAGCCCCGAGGTGAAGGCGGTGCTCCTCGACGACACGCTCACGTGGCCGCGCCTCCGCGCCTTCATGGAGGAGCAGATCGCGCGCGGCGCGGACGTGGAGAGCTACGGCTTCTCGAAGGCGTGCGCGAACGCGTACACCGCGCTCCTCGCGCGCGAGCACCCCGAGCTGCGCATCAACGCGTGCACGCCCGGGTACATCGAGACCGACATGACGCGGCCTCACGCGGCCGGGTCGGGCAAGTCTGCCGCCGAGCTCGGGATGAAACCGCCCTCCGCCGGCGCGCGCGCGCCGATGTTCCTCCTATTTGGTGAGCCGGAAGGCAACGGGTACTTCTACGGCAGCGACGCGCAGCGGAGCCCGCTCGATCGCTACCGCGCGCCAGGGTCTCCGCCGTTCACGGGAGCTTGA
- a CDS encoding response regulator, whose product MANLSEIPPPSVTAPTGDLVLVVDDEEDIRRLVSFNLDEAGFRVEAVESGTAALDSAARSRPSVVILDLMLPDQSGTEICRRLRADPALADAAILMLTARGDEYDRVLGFEVGADDYVVKPFSVRELIMRVRGLAVRARERRLARGKSDEGKRLAWRGLEIDPVRHRVTSDGAELGLRPLEYKLLAIFIEHPGRVFSRTDLLQEVWGISPDTNTRTVDTHIRRLRERLGPYSDAIETVHGFGYRLREDG is encoded by the coding sequence ATGGCCAATCTTTCGGAGATTCCGCCGCCTTCGGTGACCGCGCCGACCGGCGACCTCGTCCTCGTCGTCGATGACGAGGAGGACATCCGGCGTCTCGTCTCGTTCAACCTGGATGAGGCAGGATTCCGCGTAGAGGCGGTCGAGAGCGGAACGGCCGCGCTCGACAGCGCCGCCCGCTCGAGGCCGTCGGTCGTGATCCTCGACCTCATGCTCCCGGATCAGTCCGGCACCGAGATCTGCCGGCGCCTCCGCGCGGACCCCGCCCTCGCCGACGCCGCCATCCTCATGCTCACCGCGCGCGGCGACGAGTACGACCGCGTCCTCGGCTTCGAGGTCGGCGCCGACGACTACGTCGTGAAGCCGTTCAGCGTGCGCGAGCTCATCATGCGCGTGCGCGGGCTCGCGGTGCGGGCGCGGGAGCGCAGGCTCGCGCGCGGCAAGAGCGACGAGGGCAAGCGCCTCGCGTGGCGCGGCCTGGAGATCGATCCGGTCCGCCATCGCGTCACGAGCGACGGCGCGGAGCTCGGGCTCCGGCCGCTCGAGTACAAGCTCCTCGCGATCTTCATCGAGCACCCCGGCCGCGTGTTCTCGCGCACCGACCTCCTCCAGGAGGTCTGGGGGATCAGCCCCGACACGAACACGCGCACGGTCGACACGCACATCCGGCGGCTCCGCGAGCGGCTCGGCCCCTACAGCGACGCGATCGAGACCGTCCACGGATTCGGGTATCGACTCCGCGAGGACGGTTGA